A portion of the Pleuronectes platessa chromosome 15, fPlePla1.1, whole genome shotgun sequence genome contains these proteins:
- the LOC128456663 gene encoding uncharacterized protein LOC128456663, which produces MILTGRSLCLPSPGTVQELFSVARDASIVPDISLDPVLTTFLSLESSAALQHQHAFLQRSMSREQRTQFSLSLNRELGGSRKVTYGGVGVVALALSLLFDQIAQQVRTEGSTEGDLSTQSPLAEDIFGIRISSRIGRIIYSYLCLIPEFANNEEKMAETTELYDRWLKLELIDHYERMTNKKRMSTVSMRQWLTGAAFHLHMRIHQVRLHSVPLGSAESLRLSYKSGIGLLVQGYTAYLRRNTKETAPGSQKPTIGTTSRPRQTKTSKSINKACSGDHLFNVSQVSTSISTDGLDETTATNSTIDGSRNCETHGTTEEFGVSVSKRSNETTVSMGSIKAHTNGTEYNREEEAGTLGLLVIEPGRNVSHNVQHHPCESPAIQQALVTRVINAQDLERNRNVFLFPEKVLRSLCRQRNDLAFKTS; this is translated from the exons ATGATCCTGACGGGTCGCAGTTTGTGTCTTCCTTCTCCTGGCACTGTTCAGGAACTGTTTTCTGTGGCTCGAGATGCCAGCATCGTTCCTGATATCTCCTTGGACCCGGTCCTCACCACCTTCTTGTCACTGGAGTCCTCTGCAGCGCTGCAGCATCAACATGCCTTCCTGCAGCGGAGCATGAGCAGGGAGCAGCGGACTCAATTCAGCCTGAGTCTGAACAGAGAGCTGGGAGGCAGCAGAAAGGTCACCTATGGAGGAGTTGGGGTTGTTGCTCTGGCTCTGTCTTTGCTTTTTGACCAGATTGCTCAACAA GTCCGGACAGAAGGATCGACCGAGGGGGACCTGTCAACTCAGAGCCCCCTGGCTGAGGATATTTTTGGCATCAGAATCTCTTCAAGAATTGGCAGGATTATCTATAGCTACCTGTGCCTGATCCCTGAGTTTGCTAACAATGAGGAGAAGATGGCTGAGACCACAGAGCTCTATGACAGATGGCTGAAACTTGAGCTAATCGACCATTATGAGAGGATGACCAATAAGAAGAGGATGAGTACAGTGTCCATGCGGCAGTGGCTGACAGGAGCTGCATTTCATCTACACATGAGAATACACCAG GTGCGGCTGCACTCTGTGCCACTAGGATCGGCAGAGTCGCTGCGTCTGTCTTATAAGTCTGGGATAGGTCTCCTGGTTCAGGGCTACACAGCCTATCTACGCAGAAACACCAAGGAAACAGCTCCTGGTTCACAAAAACCCACAATTGGGACCACCAGTCGACCTAGACAAACCAAGACATCCAAATCAATCAATAAGGCCTGCTCTGGTGATCACCTTTTTAATGTTAGCCAGGTTAGCACAAGTATCTCCACTGATGGATTAGATGAGACGACTGCAACCAATTCAACTATTGATGGAAGCAGAAACTGTGAAACACATGGAACCACAGAAGAGTTTGGAGTCAGTGTGTCAAAAAGAAGCAATGAAACCACTGTAAGCATGGGAAGCATTAAGGCACATACCAATGGGACTGAATataacagggaggaggaagccGGCACGCTGGGCCTGTTAGTCATTGAACCAGGAAGGAATGTGAGTCACAACGTGCAGCATCACCCCTGTGAGTCCCCAGCCATACAGCAAGCTCTGGTGACTCGTGTTATAAATGCTCAGGACCTGGAGCGGAACAGAAACGTCTTCCTGTTCCCTGAGAAAGTTCTCCGCAGCTTGTGCAGGCAGAGGAATGACCTTGCGTTCAAGACAAGTTAG